TGAGCGTGAGGCCGGGAATGGGCCGCAGCGAGGCCACGTCGTAGGTGCCCTGGTGCGTGGCGCCATCCGCCCCCACGAGGCCCGCGCGATCCACGGCGAAGAGCACGGGCAGGCCCGGCAGGCAGACGTCGTGGATGATCTGATCGTACGCGCGCTGCAGGAACGTCGAGTAGATGGCGCACACGGGCCGCAGTCCCGTGGCGGCCAGGCCCGCGCAGAAGGTGACGGCGTGAGACTCGGCGATGCCCACGTCGAAGACGCGCTCGGGGAAGCGCTGCTGGAGCCGCACCAGGGCGCTGCCTTCCAGCATGGCCGGCGTCACCGTCACCACGCGCGCGTCTCGCACCATCAGCTCTTCCACGGCGGAGGCGAAGGCCTCGCTGAAGGTGCGCTGGCCCCCGCGCGAGCGCACGAGCTTCCCATCCCGCCACTCGTACGGGCCCATGGCGTGGCCGCGCGTCTGGAGATCCGCCTCGGCGGGGGGAAAGCCCCGGCCCTTGCGCGTGAGCACGTGCACCACCACCGGGCGCGACGAGGTGCGCGCCTCGCGCAGCGCGTGCAGGAGCGTGGGCAGATCGTGTCCGTCCAGGGGCCCCAGGTAGGTGAAGCCGAGCCCCTCGAAGAAGGCCCGGGCCCCGCTCGTGCGCAGCAGCGCGGGGATGGCGCCCACGTTGGCGGAGATGGACATCTGGTTGTCGTTGAGCACCACCACCAGCGGCAGGTGCGAGCCCCCGGCGTTGTTGAGCCCCTCGAAGGTGAGGCCCCCGGTGAGGGCTCCGTCACCCACCACCGCCACCGCGTGCCCGGGCAGCCCGCGCAGCCGCCGGCCCTGGAGCATGCCCAGCGCGGCGGAGACGGCGGTGCTCGCGTGGCCCGCGGCCAGGGCATCGTGCGGGCTCTCGCGGGGATCCAGGAAGGGCGCGATGCCCCCGGCCTGGCGCAGGGTGTCCATGCGCTCGCGCCGGCCGGTGAGCAGCTTGTGGGCGTAGGCCTGGTGGCCCACGTCGAAGACGAGCGCGTCCTGGGGCGAGTGGAAGACGCGGTGCAGGGCGACGATGAGCTCCACCGCGCCCAGCGAGGCACCCAGGTGGCCGCCCACGCGGCCACACAGGGCGATGATGTCCTCCCGCAGCTCCTCGCACAGACGGGGCAGGTCGGACTCGGGCAGGGCCCGGAGGTCCTTCGGTTCGTGGATGCGCGGCAGGAGCCGCTCCGTCACGAGCTGCGCTCCACCGAGTAGCGCGCGAGCGCCGCCAGCGGACCCGAGCGGGGCTCCAGCGGGGCCACGGCGGCGATGGCGTCGGCCACCTTGCGCGCCGCGAGCTGCTTGGACTCCTCCAGGCCCAGCACCGCCGGGAAGGTGTGACGTCCGGCGGCGGCGTCCGCGCCCACGGGCTTGCCCAGGGTGGACGCGTCGCTCGTGACGTCCAGCACGTCATCGGCGATCTGGAAGGCGAGCCCCACCGCGTCCCCGTAGGCGTCCGCGCGGGCGAGCGCATCGGCACTGCCACCCGCGGCGATGACGCCCATGCGGCACGCGGCGCGGATGAGGGCGCCCGTCTTCAGGCGATGCATCCGGGTGAGGTAGTCGATGTGGGCCGGCCGATCCTCGGCGATGTCCAGCACCTGGCCGCCCACCATGCCCGAGGAACCCGCGGCCACGGCCAGCTCGCGGCAGAGCGCGGCGCGCATCGGCTCGGGGCCGCCGGCCACCAGGGCGAAGGCATCCGTGAGCAGCGAGTCGCCCGCGAGGATGGCCATCGCCTCGCCGTACACCTTGTGGTTGGTGGGCACGCCCCGGCGCAGATCGTCGTCGTCCATGGACGGCAGGTCATCGTGCACGAGCGAGTAGGTGTGGATGAACTCGAGCGCGCACGCGCAGTCCTCCACCACCCGCGACACGGTGCTCTGCTGGAGCACGGCCTCGGCGAAGCTCAGGCACAACACCGGACGCAGCCGCTTGCCACCCGCCAGCAGCGAGTAGCGGATGGACTCGAGCAGGCGGGGGGGCACATGGGTCCCCAGCTCCTCCGTGCGCGAGCGCAGCAGCGCTTCCACC
Above is a window of Cystobacter fuscus DNA encoding:
- a CDS encoding 1-deoxy-D-xylulose-5-phosphate synthase translates to MTERLLPRIHEPKDLRALPESDLPRLCEELREDIIALCGRVGGHLGASLGAVELIVALHRVFHSPQDALVFDVGHQAYAHKLLTGRRERMDTLRQAGGIAPFLDPRESPHDALAAGHASTAVSAALGMLQGRRLRGLPGHAVAVVGDGALTGGLTFEGLNNAGGSHLPLVVVLNDNQMSISANVGAIPALLRTSGARAFFEGLGFTYLGPLDGHDLPTLLHALREARTSSRPVVVHVLTRKGRGFPPAEADLQTRGHAMGPYEWRDGKLVRSRGGQRTFSEAFASAVEELMVRDARVVTVTPAMLEGSALVRLQQRFPERVFDVGIAESHAVTFCAGLAATGLRPVCAIYSTFLQRAYDQIIHDVCLPGLPVLFAVDRAGLVGADGATHQGTYDVASLRPIPGLTLMAPVTGGDVPELLATALALPGPSLMRFPRGTLPEWPAGLTPEPLGTGRGARWLKRARAPRVCLLTLGPLALSALEAAAAEPDWSVVDARFVTPLDEAAVLEAAACGRLVVAEEGTTHGGLGSAVLEVLAARRVKARVTLLGMPDVFVPHGDARVQRAHLGLDAAGLRRAAQALLEEEAP
- a CDS encoding polyprenyl synthetase family protein — encoded protein: MSSFDLDAYLNTQQQRVEALLRSRTEELGTHVPPRLLESIRYSLLAGGKRLRPVLCLSFAEAVLQQSTVSRVVEDCACALEFIHTYSLVHDDLPSMDDDDLRRGVPTNHKVYGEAMAILAGDSLLTDAFALVAGGPEPMRAALCRELAVAAGSSGMVGGQVLDIAEDRPAHIDYLTRMHRLKTGALIRAACRMGVIAAGGSADALARADAYGDAVGLAFQIADDVLDVTSDASTLGKPVGADAAAGRHTFPAVLGLEESKQLAARKVADAIAAVAPLEPRSGPLAALARYSVERSS